A stretch of the TM7 phylum sp. oral taxon 349 genome encodes the following:
- a CDS encoding VanZ family protein has product MTKKRIILFVLVISWMILIFWFSSAGHEVSSGQSERVVQGVRHMTNISVPEMIVRKAAHVFLYFVLGILLTLLVRTYHIRWRSVVLWAVGIACTYAATDETHQLLVGGRSGQVSDVLLDTAAACAGAVIIAGGYKFICKLHKNQKCDRI; this is encoded by the coding sequence ATGACTAAAAAACGAATTATTCTTTTTGTACTCGTTATATCATGGATGATATTAATTTTTTGGTTTTCGAGTGCTGGACATGAAGTATCAAGCGGACAAAGTGAACGTGTAGTCCAGGGCGTACGACACATGACGAATATATCGGTTCCCGAGATGATAGTGCGCAAAGCAGCGCATGTGTTTTTGTACTTCGTGTTGGGAATATTGCTAACTCTGCTGGTGCGTACGTATCATATACGTTGGCGCAGCGTTGTGCTATGGGCGGTTGGTATTGCGTGTACATATGCAGCGACCGATGAAACTCATCAGTTACTTGTTGGTGGGCGAAGTGGGCAGGTGAGTGATGTACTGCTTGATACGGCGGCGGCATGCGCCGGCGCAGTAATTATTGCTGGCGGATATAAGTTTATCTGTAAGTTGCATAAAAATCAAAAATGTGATAGAATTTAA
- a CDS encoding polysaccharide biosynthesis C-terminal domain-containing protein, which produces MSLVKNTLIIAFGKLSTQFLTFLLLPLYTTYLATSEFGTVDLVMTYVTLLAPIITVSLEMGVFRFLIDVRSDEERQKRIISTVVRFTACMLALATAVYLLVWSFVNIPYGLYALGATVAVIVSNMFLQIARGFGDNVKFAIGGMVAGVTTIAANILFIVVMGIGARGMLTSTILANVACAIYLFVALKLYRYIDFRIHDRKLLQQLLGYSAPLVPNGASWWAINAADRTIVAIFLGVAANGVYAAAYRFPLVFNGIFSFFSMSWTESASVHINSPDCDTFFSRTMNAGVKLFGSLGLVMLAGLPIVFNLFVGAAFREAYLYIPLLIVGSFFNSIVGLYSALYIAKKMTKQVMNTSIIAAVVSVVVSLVGIRFVGLYAPAAAMAVAFFAMAVYRHYDMKKYIAIRYETKTFVVLALLYAIAISLYYLNMLVGNIANIIIIGVSVLLLNRSVVVVLWKGVLSKGREFTKRRRGVNVSTP; this is translated from the coding sequence GTGTCTCTCGTCAAAAACACCCTCATCATTGCGTTTGGTAAGTTATCGACGCAGTTTCTGACGTTCCTTTTGCTGCCGCTATATACGACGTATTTGGCGACGAGCGAGTTTGGCACAGTCGACTTGGTAATGACGTACGTTACATTGCTCGCGCCGATTATTACTGTTTCGCTTGAGATGGGCGTATTTCGCTTTTTGATTGACGTACGAAGCGACGAGGAAAGACAAAAACGAATTATCTCGACGGTAGTGCGGTTCACGGCGTGTATGCTTGCACTTGCTACGGCAGTATATCTGCTTGTTTGGTCTTTCGTGAATATCCCATACGGATTGTATGCACTCGGTGCAACGGTAGCAGTGATTGTGTCAAACATGTTTTTGCAGATTGCGCGTGGTTTTGGCGATAACGTGAAGTTCGCGATTGGTGGCATGGTCGCTGGCGTGACGACGATTGCTGCGAACATATTGTTTATCGTCGTAATGGGTATTGGTGCTAGGGGTATGCTGACGTCAACGATTTTAGCGAATGTCGCATGTGCAATATATTTGTTCGTTGCGTTGAAACTCTATCGGTATATAGATTTTCGTATCCACGATAGAAAGTTACTGCAGCAGCTGCTTGGTTATTCGGCGCCGCTAGTGCCAAATGGTGCGTCATGGTGGGCAATTAATGCTGCCGATCGTACGATTGTAGCGATTTTTCTTGGGGTAGCTGCTAATGGTGTTTATGCGGCAGCGTATCGATTCCCGCTGGTGTTTAACGGGATATTTTCGTTTTTTAGTATGTCCTGGACAGAGTCAGCGTCAGTGCATATCAATAGTCCAGATTGCGATACATTTTTCTCAAGAACGATGAACGCGGGCGTAAAACTATTTGGGTCGCTAGGCTTAGTAATGCTTGCGGGGTTGCCAATCGTATTTAACTTATTTGTCGGTGCGGCATTTCGTGAAGCGTATTTGTATATACCGTTGCTTATCGTTGGCTCGTTTTTTAACTCTATTGTTGGGCTCTACAGCGCGCTCTATATTGCTAAGAAGATGACAAAGCAAGTGATGAATACTTCAATTATTGCAGCAGTAGTAAGTGTGGTGGTATCGCTAGTCGGCATTCGTTTTGTGGGGCTGTATGCGCCAGCGGCGGCGATGGCAGTAGCATTCTTTGCGATGGCAGTGTATCGCCACTATGATATGAAAAAATATATCGCGATTCGGTATGAGACAAAGACATTTGTAGTGCTAGCGCTGTTGTATGCGATAGCGATCTCGTTGTATTATCTGAACATGCTGGTTGGCAATATCGCAAATATCATCATTATTGGTGTATCAGTACTATTGCTTAACCGCTCCGTCGTAGTGGTGTTATGGAAGGGTGTGTTGAGTAAAGGGCGAGAGTTTACAAAGCGACGCAGAGGAGTAAACGTAAGCACCCCGTGA
- a CDS encoding polysaccharide pyruvyl transferase family protein has product MEKFINLKWDIDSIVTDLNLGFVAKKRAILSRLSTVDNEVDLKSIAYETMADKVNGFLYRKHLASLIIMLNSDRVKRLKRNIDDLYQQTVVYTFGKSNIHRLINRNKPKVIYTLVPDHGNIGDLALGYAQREYMVRLLPNYDHIEIPVSQTYSVLRKVRSQVTPQDVIVLTGGGDMGTHYLGVERQRRFIIRKFKKNTIISFPQSAFFDDNRFGKRQLRASVLAYDSCSNLLITARDNSSYEFIKRHFHNEIASTPDIVLSLDNCQADVTRKRNRVVFSVRRDKEARFSPAQLRRLENHLVDKGKHVVYRDTSLGNVHIDISDRISVLRSIWKDYSMSELVITDRLHGMIFSVITNTPCVAINNKDGKVLNLYNSWLSKYSYIAVASSIDPKEIDLAIEKLKSSTKEVRSHTSMRAYFAPIAKFINERTAR; this is encoded by the coding sequence ATGGAAAAATTTATAAATCTAAAGTGGGATATTGACAGCATTGTTACAGATCTGAATCTTGGTTTTGTTGCAAAAAAGAGAGCTATACTATCTAGGCTTAGCACCGTGGACAACGAGGTTGATTTAAAGAGTATTGCGTATGAGACTATGGCAGATAAGGTAAATGGATTTCTTTACAGAAAACATCTAGCTTCCCTTATTATTATGTTAAATTCGGATAGGGTAAAACGTTTAAAGCGAAATATTGATGACCTTTATCAACAAACAGTTGTGTATACGTTTGGAAAGTCGAATATACATAGGTTAATTAATCGAAATAAACCAAAGGTTATTTATACGCTAGTTCCTGACCATGGTAATATCGGAGATTTGGCTTTAGGCTACGCTCAACGTGAGTATATGGTTAGATTATTGCCTAATTATGACCATATAGAGATACCGGTTAGTCAAACGTATAGTGTTCTGCGAAAGGTGAGATCTCAAGTGACACCCCAAGATGTGATAGTTCTAACAGGGGGTGGTGACATGGGGACACACTATCTTGGAGTAGAACGGCAGCGTCGATTTATTATAAGGAAATTTAAAAAGAATACTATCATATCATTTCCGCAGAGTGCATTTTTTGATGATAATAGATTTGGCAAACGTCAACTTCGCGCGAGCGTCCTTGCATATGACAGCTGCAGTAACTTGCTTATCACTGCAAGAGATAACTCAAGCTATGAATTTATAAAAAGGCATTTTCACAATGAAATTGCATCTACTCCTGACATAGTGCTATCATTAGACAATTGTCAGGCTGATGTGACAAGAAAGAGAAATAGGGTAGTATTTTCAGTACGGCGCGACAAAGAAGCTAGATTTTCACCAGCACAACTTAGGCGATTAGAGAATCACCTTGTTGATAAAGGCAAACATGTCGTTTATCGTGATACTTCTCTTGGAAACGTTCATATAGATATTTCTGATAGAATAAGTGTTTTGAGATCAATCTGGAAAGATTACAGTATGTCAGAGTTGGTTATAACAGATAGGTTACATGGCATGATTTTCAGTGTAATCACCAATACCCCTTGTGTAGCTATCAACAATAAAGATGGTAAAGTATTGAACCTGTACAACTCGTGGCTTAGCAAGTATTCATATATAGCAGTTGCAAGTAGTATTGATCCTAAAGAGATTGATTTGGCGATTGAAAAACTTAAATCTAGCACTAAAGAAGTACGCTCTCACACGAGCATGAGAGCATACTTTGCGCCTATTGCTAAATTTATCAACGAAAGAACTGCGAGATGA
- a CDS encoding glycosyltransferase produces MTKVSVIMSEYNTAPQYLRESIESVLNQTFRDFEFIIIDDCGTNDLVKIVESYADPRIKIVRNKQNSGLVASLNTAIEKADGEYLVRMDTDDIAMPNRIETLYKAVLANPEYAVIGSRAVEFSDRGEKGILSSKGEKAGRNIMRGDVPVHPSVIMKKEVIKKVGGYPSFNRAEDLALWCELVLAGQKIYVLDDVLLRYRVNDDDYTKRKLRNRKGEIKVRMYYYPKLGAGPVEYFRVVKSIIAGVLPAQLVNAIRRKYILKGD; encoded by the coding sequence ATGACAAAAGTATCGGTAATTATGTCGGAGTACAATACTGCACCTCAGTATTTACGTGAATCAATTGAAAGTGTCCTTAACCAAACTTTTAGAGATTTCGAGTTTATTATAATAGATGACTGTGGCACTAATGATTTAGTGAAAATAGTTGAGTCTTATGCAGATCCAAGAATAAAAATTGTACGAAACAAACAAAATTCGGGGCTAGTCGCTTCGTTAAATACTGCAATCGAGAAGGCGGATGGTGAATACCTGGTTCGCATGGATACTGACGATATTGCTATGCCGAATAGAATTGAAACACTATACAAAGCCGTCCTTGCGAACCCTGAATATGCAGTGATAGGTAGCAGGGCAGTTGAGTTTTCTGATCGTGGTGAGAAAGGTATTTTATCAAGTAAAGGAGAGAAGGCAGGAAGAAATATTATGCGTGGTGATGTTCCTGTCCACCCTAGTGTCATTATGAAAAAAGAGGTAATTAAAAAAGTTGGGGGCTACCCTAGCTTTAATCGAGCTGAAGATTTGGCTTTGTGGTGCGAGCTTGTGCTAGCTGGTCAAAAAATATATGTATTGGATGATGTACTTTTAAGGTATAGAGTCAATGATGATGACTATACGAAGCGTAAGTTAAGAAACCGCAAAGGCGAAATCAAAGTGAGGATGTATTATTACCCCAAGCTTGGTGCTGGTCCAGTAGAGTATTTTCGTGTTGTAAAAAGTATCATTGCTGGTGTATTACCAGCACAATTAGTCAATGCTATTCGCAGAAAATACATATTGAAAGGCGATTGA